One part of the Humulus lupulus chromosome 9, drHumLupu1.1, whole genome shotgun sequence genome encodes these proteins:
- the LOC133799663 gene encoding uncharacterized protein LOC133799663 produces MASATSPQDSSSVSHGETTPVPPVTDVSSQSTMAPMVSISALSPPTLPSLPSVNQPIVVKLDEHNFVVWQNQMLNIIIVNGLEDFVNGTHPCPDPNASNPVDPVNLTVQTWHWYNRLVMSWIYASINESMLGQIVGYRTAADICLALEQIYVAAYLSQIFEIRTQLQTLKKDGLTAFAYIQKFRVLCNILASAGELVSYIDQLLYFLNDLGREYNAYVSPIQA; encoded by the coding sequence ATGGCCTCTGCAACCAGCCCTCAAGATTCATCCTCTGTCTCCCACGGAGAGACCACCCCTGTCCCACCTGTTACAGATGTTTCTTCACAGTCGACCATGGCCCCTATGGTCTCTATCTCCGCCCTTTCACCTCCCACCTTACCCTCTCTTCCATCTGTAAATCAACCTATTGTTGTCAAACTTGATGAGCACAACTTTGTTGTTTGGCAAAACCAAATGCTCAATATCATCATTGTTAATGGTTTAGAGGATTTTGTCAATGGAACTCATCCCTGCCCTGACCCGAATGCTTCCAACCCAGTTGACCCAGTCAATCTGACTGTTCAAACATGGCATTGGTACAACCGATTAGTGATGAGTTGGATTTACGCCTCCATAAATGAATCTATGCTTGGACAAATCGTTGGCTATCGCACGGCTGCTGATATTTGTCTTGCGCTTGAGCAAATCTATGTCGCTGCTTATCTTTCCCAGATTTTCGAGATTCGTACCCAACTTCAGACTCTTAAGAAGGATGGTCTTACTGCTTTTGCATATATTCAAAAGTTCCGAGTTCTTTGTAACATCTTGGCCTCGGCAGGTGAACTAGTTTCTTACATAGATCAGCTTCTCTATTTTCTCAATGACCTGGGTCGGGAGTATAATGCTTATGTTTCTCCCATCCAAGCTTGA